The Salmonella enterica subsp. houtenae serovar Houten genome has a segment encoding these proteins:
- the ybhF_1 gene encoding ABC transporter ATP-binding protein, which yields MTSLTLVPVPPVAQLEGVSQHYGKTVALNNITLDVPARSMVGLIGPDGVGKSSLLSLIAGARVIEQGNVIVLGGDMRSAKHRRDVCPRIAWMPQGLGKNLYHTLSVYENVDFFARLFGHDKAEREARITELLNSTGLAPFRDRPAGKLSGGMKQKLGLCCALIHDPELLILDEPTTGVDPLSRAQFWDLIDSIRQRQTNMSVLVATAYMEEAERFDWLVAMNAGEILATGSAQHLREKTHSATLEQAFIALLPEAQRQAHKPVVIPPYRSEQQEIAIEARDLTMRFGHFVAVDHVNFRIPRGEIFGFLGSNGCGKSTTMKMLTGLLPASEGQAWLFGQPVDPNDIDTRRRVGYMSQAFSLYNELTVRQNLELHARLFHLPPAEIPARVAQMIERFMLTEVEDTLPASLPLGIRQRLSLAVAVIHRPEMLILDEPTSGVDPVARDMFWQLMVDLSRQDKVTIFISTHFMNEAERCDRMSLMHAGKVLASGTPQELVQQRGAANLEAAFISWLQEAAGAAPETPIPPSRTPAASGKPSRQGLSFRRLFSYSRREALELRRDPVRSTLALLGTVILMLIMGYGISMDVENLRFAVLDRDQTVSSQAWSLNLAGSRYFIEQPPLVSYDELDRRMRSGELAVAIEIPPHFGRDIARGTPAQIGVWVDGAMPSRAETVKGYVQAMHQSWLLEAASRQPNPVKQAGLLNIETRYRYNPDVKSLPAIVPAVIPLLLMMIPSMLSALSVVREKELGSMINLYVTPTTRSEFLLGKQLPYIALGMLNFLLLCALSVFVFGVSLKGSFLTLTLAALLYVIIATGLGLLISTFMKSQIAAIFGTSIITLIPATQFSGMIDPVASLEGPGRWIGEIYPTSHFLTIARGTFSKALDLSDLWPLFMPLLIAVPVVMSLSILLLKKQEG from the coding sequence ATGACGTCGCTGACGCTGGTGCCTGTTCCTCCCGTGGCGCAGCTTGAGGGGGTGAGCCAGCATTACGGAAAAACGGTCGCGCTGAACAATATCACGCTGGACGTTCCCGCCCGTAGTATGGTTGGGCTGATTGGCCCGGACGGGGTGGGTAAGTCGAGCCTGCTGTCGCTGATTGCTGGCGCGCGGGTGATTGAGCAGGGGAACGTTATCGTCCTGGGCGGCGATATGCGCAGTGCGAAACATCGCCGCGACGTCTGTCCGCGCATCGCCTGGATGCCGCAGGGACTGGGGAAAAACCTTTATCACACGCTATCGGTCTATGAGAACGTCGATTTTTTCGCTCGTCTCTTTGGCCATGACAAAGCCGAACGCGAAGCGCGTATTACCGAACTGCTGAACAGCACCGGTCTGGCGCCATTTCGCGACCGTCCTGCCGGGAAGCTGTCCGGTGGGATGAAGCAAAAGCTGGGGCTGTGCTGTGCGCTGATTCATGACCCGGAATTACTGATTCTTGATGAGCCTACCACCGGCGTGGACCCGCTCTCCCGCGCTCAATTCTGGGATTTAATCGACAGTATCCGCCAACGGCAGACCAATATGAGCGTGTTGGTCGCAACGGCCTATATGGAAGAGGCGGAGCGTTTTGACTGGCTGGTGGCGATGAATGCGGGCGAGATACTGGCAACCGGCAGCGCGCAGCACCTGCGGGAAAAAACCCATAGCGCGACGCTGGAACAGGCGTTTATCGCCCTGCTGCCAGAAGCGCAGCGCCAGGCGCATAAGCCAGTGGTGATCCCGCCTTACCGCTCTGAGCAACAAGAGATTGCGATTGAAGCGCGGGATCTGACCATGCGTTTCGGTCATTTCGTCGCGGTTGACCATGTTAATTTCCGCATTCCGCGCGGCGAGATTTTTGGCTTCCTCGGTTCGAACGGTTGCGGCAAATCGACCACCATGAAGATGCTGACCGGTCTGCTTCCCGCCAGCGAAGGCCAGGCCTGGCTATTTGGCCAGCCGGTGGACCCGAACGACATCGACACCCGTCGACGGGTCGGGTATATGTCGCAGGCTTTTTCGCTCTATAACGAACTCACCGTGCGGCAGAATCTGGAACTTCATGCCCGCCTGTTTCATCTTCCGCCAGCGGAGATCCCGGCGCGCGTCGCGCAGATGATCGAACGCTTTATGCTAACGGAGGTGGAAGATACGCTCCCCGCTTCGTTGCCGCTCGGTATCCGCCAGCGTTTATCGCTGGCGGTAGCGGTGATCCATCGCCCGGAAATGCTGATTCTTGATGAGCCAACGTCCGGCGTTGATCCGGTCGCCAGGGATATGTTCTGGCAGCTTATGGTCGATCTTTCGCGTCAGGATAAGGTGACGATTTTTATCTCGACCCATTTTATGAACGAAGCGGAACGTTGCGACCGAATGTCATTGATGCACGCCGGTAAAGTGCTCGCCAGCGGTACGCCGCAGGAGTTGGTGCAACAGCGTGGAGCGGCCAATCTGGAAGCGGCGTTTATTTCCTGGCTACAGGAAGCGGCGGGAGCGGCGCCTGAAACCCCAATACCGCCATCCCGGACGCCCGCCGCGTCAGGTAAACCGTCGCGGCAGGGATTGAGCTTCCGGCGTTTGTTCAGCTACAGTCGCCGCGAAGCGCTGGAGCTACGCCGTGATCCGGTACGCTCGACGCTGGCGCTACTGGGAACGGTAATTCTGATGCTGATTATGGGCTATGGCATCAGTATGGACGTGGAGAACCTGCGTTTTGCCGTACTCGATCGCGATCAAACCGTCAGTAGCCAGGCATGGTCGCTCAATCTGGCGGGGTCCCGCTACTTTATCGAACAGCCGCCGCTCGTCAGCTATGACGAGCTTGACCGGCGGATGCGTTCGGGAGAGCTGGCGGTTGCCATTGAGATCCCGCCTCATTTTGGCCGCGATATTGCTCGCGGTACGCCAGCGCAGATTGGCGTCTGGGTGGATGGCGCCATGCCCAGCCGCGCCGAGACGGTGAAGGGGTACGTTCAGGCGATGCACCAAAGCTGGCTGTTGGAGGCGGCGAGTCGTCAGCCGAACCCGGTTAAACAGGCTGGGCTGCTCAATATTGAAACGCGCTATCGTTATAATCCGGATGTGAAAAGTCTGCCCGCTATCGTTCCGGCGGTCATTCCGCTGCTGCTCATGATGATCCCGTCCATGCTTAGCGCCCTGAGCGTGGTGCGGGAGAAAGAGCTGGGGTCGATGATTAATCTGTACGTGACGCCGACGACGCGCAGCGAATTTTTGTTGGGTAAACAACTGCCGTATATCGCGCTGGGTATGCTGAACTTCTTGCTACTGTGCGCGCTGTCGGTTTTTGTGTTCGGCGTGTCGCTGAAAGGTAGTTTCCTCACGCTGACCCTGGCGGCGCTGCTTTACGTCATCATCGCCACCGGTCTGGGGCTGCTGATCTCCACCTTTATGAAGAGCCAAATCGCCGCCATTTTTGGAACGTCGATTATTACCCTTATTCCGGCAACGCAGTTTTCCGGCATGATCGATCCGGTTGCCTCGCTGGAAGGGCCGGGAAGATGGATCGGCGAGATCTATCCGACCAGCCACTTTCTGACGATCGCGCGCGGGACGTTTTCCAAAGCGTTGGATCTGTCCGATCTCTGGCCGTTATTTATGCCGTTACTGATTGCCGTCCCGGTGGTGATGAGTCTGAGCATTCTGCTGCTGAAAAAACAGGAGGGGTAA